A genomic region of Candidatus Abyssobacteria bacterium SURF_5 contains the following coding sequences:
- a CDS encoding SAM-dependent methyltransferase translates to MKTGETTLVAGSFRDPSGFLFWRDGSLYRQVNGGYAQAFDYLIQSGLYGELTKSGLLVEHEEVRPALGISADAYKVLKPRLIPFISYPYEWCFSHLKNAALATLHIQQKALEKGMSLKDANAYNIQVLESRQVLIDILSFERYVEGRPWVAYKQFCEHFLAPLALMCKRDVRLGQLLRIHLEGIPLDLARSLLPIGSKLNPSIWLHIVMHSRSQRTHQSTTIRRETITKTFTRRSFFALLDSLETAIHKLTWRWDRGHWINYYEGQHNYTDDALDQKANIASEFLDRIRPQTVWDIGANTGKFSRLACTRASYVVSWDLDPACVEHNYSTMLTAGEKNILPLLLDVTNPTPGIGWDNTERMSFTDRGAIDAVLALGLIHHLALANNVPLSRIASFFQKLGDWLIVEFVPKDDSQVRRLLAMRDDVFPRYSQQDFKEEFGKFFSIESEKPIPQTSRTLYLMRKLR, encoded by the coding sequence ATGAAAACCGGTGAAACAACACTGGTCGCCGGGTCTTTTCGAGATCCGAGCGGGTTCTTGTTTTGGCGCGATGGTTCATTGTACCGACAGGTAAACGGCGGATATGCGCAGGCATTCGACTATCTGATACAAAGCGGCCTGTATGGCGAGCTGACAAAAAGCGGACTTCTGGTCGAGCATGAGGAAGTCCGACCTGCGCTCGGGATCTCCGCTGACGCATATAAAGTCCTGAAACCGCGCCTTATCCCTTTCATCTCCTATCCCTATGAGTGGTGCTTCAGTCATTTGAAAAACGCCGCCCTGGCCACTCTGCACATTCAGCAGAAAGCTCTTGAAAAAGGAATGTCGCTGAAGGACGCGAACGCGTATAACATCCAGGTGCTTGAGAGCAGGCAGGTGCTCATTGATATCCTTTCGTTTGAGCGTTACGTCGAGGGGCGCCCCTGGGTTGCCTATAAGCAATTCTGCGAGCATTTCCTGGCCCCGCTGGCGCTGATGTGCAAGAGGGACGTGCGCCTCGGCCAGCTCCTGCGGATCCACCTCGAGGGCATTCCGCTTGATCTTGCCCGCTCACTACTACCGATCGGCAGCAAGTTAAATCCGTCAATCTGGCTGCACATCGTCATGCACTCGCGCAGTCAGAGAACACATCAGAGCACAACGATCAGACGGGAGACGATCACAAAGACCTTCACCAGGCGCTCCTTCTTCGCTCTCCTCGACAGCCTCGAAACAGCTATCCACAAACTAACCTGGCGGTGGGATCGCGGCCATTGGATCAACTACTACGAGGGACAACACAACTATACAGATGACGCTCTGGACCAGAAGGCGAATATTGCCTCCGAATTCCTGGATCGCATTCGGCCGCAGACGGTATGGGATATTGGGGCAAATACCGGCAAGTTCAGCCGCCTCGCCTGCACGAGAGCCTCGTATGTTGTTTCCTGGGATCTGGACCCCGCATGCGTGGAGCATAATTACTCGACGATGCTGACCGCGGGCGAAAAGAATATCCTGCCGCTGCTGCTGGACGTGACGAACCCGACCCCGGGCATCGGCTGGGATAATACCGAGAGAATGTCCTTTACTGATCGAGGAGCCATCGATGCGGTTCTTGCGCTCGGGCTCATCCACCACCTGGCGCTTGCGAACAACGTTCCGCTCTCCCGAATCGCCTCCTTCTTCCAAAAGCTCGGCGACTGGTTAATCGTTGAGTTTGTCCCCAAGGATGACTCACAGGTCCGGCGGCTGCTGGCAATGAGGGACGACGTCTTTCCGCGATATTCGCAACAGGATTTCAAAGAAGAATTCGGGAAGTTTTTTTCCATCGAGTCCGAAAAGCCGATCCCTCAAACCTCCCGCACGCTCTACTTGATGAGGAAACTTCGGTGA
- a CDS encoding PRC-barrel domain containing protein, producing MRKFWITAGVALTSFVFLAAPSFAAGGDIGGASPSAMKGSSQDSFVMSNLVGKSVTNQQNEQLGTVENLVIGENGRVSYIIMSPAQGIAEKDQFVAIPWSAANPRMQQDKVFLNLSQSQLRNAPTFARSDWSQLQNPQWQQRVNAYFRQNQRQREIEPGMREQELERGTMDSQKSGSRTNFHMRNIAASPRAGRGDFTRIPSSENARLEDLIGQRVVSQQGQNLGTVEDLVLSENGQIRYIILSRSMIQGFEDKVAAIPWNAAQPSIQPNALMVNISQSKLNSAPHFSQNQLSNLESPQMQHRINSYYGVGSMREMRGGGMMTGMRANALIGELMTNTQGQQLGVVKDLFTNEMGCIKYVILSPAEEMEMGNRLVAIPFNVVQSDIERETLTADISQSKLRDAPTFTSQNWRDYINNPQFDQRVHSYFGVEPAGMDSSMMREYYPERVSIFRATEMVDQNVMNRQNQELGTLEDLVTDDSGRIKYLLISSAQRPNQIIAIPWQAANPSLREDQLVIDVSQQQFFSAPSLTRNNLQQLDNPQWERRIHSYFEAPSQYRQRQQRMRPEYGEEYEQDFRGGYGR from the coding sequence ATGAGGAAGTTTTGGATAACGGCAGGGGTGGCGCTCACGAGTTTCGTTTTCCTGGCGGCTCCGTCTTTTGCGGCCGGGGGAGATATTGGAGGCGCATCACCATCGGCCATGAAGGGATCATCGCAAGATTCCTTCGTCATGAGCAATCTGGTGGGCAAGAGCGTCACGAACCAACAAAACGAACAATTGGGAACGGTGGAGAACCTGGTGATTGGCGAGAATGGGCGCGTCAGCTATATCATCATGTCTCCCGCGCAGGGCATCGCTGAAAAGGATCAGTTCGTTGCCATACCCTGGAGCGCCGCCAATCCTCGTATGCAACAGGACAAAGTTTTTCTGAATCTCAGCCAGAGTCAATTACGGAACGCCCCGACGTTCGCGCGCAGCGACTGGAGTCAACTTCAAAATCCACAATGGCAGCAGCGCGTAAATGCATATTTCCGGCAGAACCAAAGACAAAGAGAGATTGAACCCGGCATGCGTGAGCAGGAACTCGAGCGGGGAACGATGGATTCGCAGAAGAGCGGGTCCAGAACCAACTTTCACATGCGCAACATTGCCGCAAGCCCCCGGGCCGGGCGCGGCGATTTCACCCGAATTCCTTCCAGTGAAAACGCGCGGCTTGAAGATTTAATCGGACAGCGAGTGGTGAGCCAGCAGGGCCAGAATCTTGGGACAGTCGAAGATCTTGTGTTGAGCGAGAACGGCCAAATCAGGTATATCATTCTTTCCCGCAGCATGATTCAGGGCTTTGAAGACAAAGTTGCGGCAATCCCATGGAATGCGGCTCAGCCAAGCATTCAACCAAACGCTCTAATGGTCAACATCAGTCAGTCAAAGTTGAACAGCGCCCCGCACTTCTCCCAGAATCAGTTGTCCAATCTTGAAAGCCCGCAGATGCAGCATAGGATTAACAGCTACTATGGCGTCGGCTCGATGAGAGAGATGCGCGGTGGCGGCATGATGACCGGCATGAGAGCCAATGCGCTTATTGGAGAATTGATGACGAACACGCAGGGCCAACAGTTAGGAGTGGTCAAGGATCTATTCACCAACGAAATGGGTTGCATCAAGTACGTGATCCTTTCTCCTGCGGAAGAAATGGAAATGGGCAACCGACTGGTCGCGATTCCGTTCAATGTGGTGCAATCGGATATTGAACGTGAGACTTTAACAGCCGACATCTCTCAGAGCAAGCTGAGAGATGCACCCACCTTCACCAGTCAGAACTGGCGCGACTATATCAACAATCCGCAGTTTGACCAGCGTGTGCACAGCTATTTTGGAGTGGAGCCCGCGGGGATGGATTCTTCGATGATGCGGGAATACTATCCTGAACGCGTGAGCATTTTTCGCGCCACTGAAATGGTCGATCAAAACGTGATGAACCGGCAAAACCAGGAACTGGGAACGCTCGAGGATCTGGTGACCGATGACAGCGGCCGCATCAAATATCTGCTGATATCATCTGCACAGAGACCGAACCAGATCATCGCGATTCCATGGCAGGCGGCCAATCCCAGCCTCCGGGAGGATCAACTGGTGATTGACGTCTCTCAGCAGCAGTTCTTCAGCGCTCCTTCGCTGACACGGAACAATCTGCAGCAACTGGATAATCCTCAATGGGAAAGAAGGATCCACAGCTATTTTGAAGCTCCGTCGCAATACCGGCAGCGGCAGCAACGGATGCGTCCCGAATACGGCGAGGAATATGAGCAGGATTTCAGGGGCGGCTACGGCAGGTAG
- a CDS encoding YtxH domain-containing protein, translating into MEATKATKAGVTMAYILLGGAVGAAVGMLMAPQSGAETREQISSRLREGRESLGSGVKSAKDRLQRTSEKISSSTQQLITRGRTTFSREGRDAVAEAIDAAKRAYLEEKDAWMLKRQ; encoded by the coding sequence ATGGAAGCTACAAAGGCAACAAAAGCAGGCGTCACAATGGCTTACATTTTGTTAGGAGGTGCTGTGGGGGCGGCGGTCGGTATGTTAATGGCTCCACAATCCGGCGCCGAAACCCGCGAGCAGATCTCTTCGCGATTGAGAGAGGGCAGAGAATCGCTCGGAAGCGGAGTGAAAAGTGCAAAGGATCGGTTGCAGAGGACCAGCGAGAAAATCAGCTCTTCAACGCAACAGCTGATCACGAGGGGCAGAACCACGTTCAGCCGAGAAGGTAGAGACGCGGTTGCCGAAGCGATAGACGCCGCGAAACGCGCATATCTCGAAGAAAAAGACGCCTGGATGCTCAAACGGCAGTAG
- a CDS encoding DNA-binding response regulator → MKKKVVLVEDHTILREGLRALLNASEDFEVIDEAEDGLQAMRCLEKNKPDLILLDLVMPRMNGIPVIKELKRRWPEIKILVLTIHKSEEYILEALQSGVDGYCLKDATHAELMSAMRSILGGKSYLSPGISTKICEWFLQGRKPPAEGCSPWSLLTEREKEVLKLIGEGYMNKEISNYLCISVKTVEKHRSNLMKKLDLHNASSLTAYAIEKGLIAR, encoded by the coding sequence ATGAAGAAAAAAGTCGTCCTGGTGGAGGATCATACGATTCTGCGGGAAGGTCTGCGCGCGCTCTTGAACGCCAGCGAAGATTTTGAAGTGATTGATGAGGCGGAAGACGGATTACAGGCGATGAGGTGCCTCGAGAAAAATAAGCCCGACCTGATCCTGCTCGACCTTGTCATGCCCCGCATGAACGGCATTCCCGTCATCAAGGAACTTAAGCGCCGCTGGCCGGAAATCAAGATCCTGGTGTTGACCATCCATAAATCGGAAGAATATATCCTCGAGGCCCTGCAATCAGGAGTCGACGGATACTGCCTCAAGGACGCAACTCACGCAGAATTGATGTCGGCCATGCGCAGCATTCTCGGAGGGAAGTCCTATCTGAGTCCGGGAATATCGACAAAAATCTGCGAGTGGTTCCTGCAAGGAAGAAAACCGCCCGCGGAAGGGTGCTCGCCCTGGAGCTTGCTGACCGAGCGGGAGAAGGAAGTATTGAAGCTGATCGGCGAAGGTTACATGAATAAGGAGATCTCCAACTATTTATGCATCAGCGTAAAGACGGTGGAGAAACATCGCTCGAATCTCATGAAGAAGCTCGACCTTCATAATGCCTCCTCCCTCACCGCGTACGCGATAGAGAAAGGACTCATTGCCCGGTGA
- a CDS encoding PAS domain S-box protein → MRKESVRLLLIEENGTSFSALSEILLREKEFTVGLERLGVALALGKVRSRQYDICLLNCSDASIKLLNDFLAQHCTPSIIIMTNLGETLSTETDDAQEQEEEPQPHLLESVVRKTVAYMKECEQTQRNDIGFWTKFLEDSTAIAFLDSEGRFLVENRAFQKLFGYSHREIACLILNDLVHPEEVQEQDRLFQQLLNGAETQYRLEGRFLLKSGAYAQVRQTAMKLVDRENSKQFVLLALEDVVTQEPALEQEREAGVTGNVSSQLFYAHESERKLVAQELHDSLGASLAAIKYTLEKNLMQLEKKRGRAEVSLAEVIPLVQSAMEEARRISTNLWPSVLDDLGIIATINSFCSEFQKTYSSIKVEKHLDALEQEIPLSLKVVVYRIIQEALNNVAKHSGAKRVRLSLLKTKEFLELLVQDDGRGFDVKDEARSGIGKMGLMSMKNRAEASGGMFLLESGSGEGTRVRTVWPRQ, encoded by the coding sequence ATGAGAAAAGAATCGGTCAGGCTGCTGCTCATTGAAGAAAACGGGACTTCTTTTTCCGCTTTGAGCGAGATTCTGCTGCGGGAGAAAGAATTTACGGTCGGGCTGGAGCGCCTCGGTGTCGCCCTGGCCCTCGGAAAAGTGAGAAGCAGACAATATGACATCTGCCTCTTGAACTGCAGCGACGCCTCGATAAAACTGCTGAACGATTTTCTGGCCCAGCACTGCACACCCTCCATCATCATCATGACGAATCTGGGTGAGACGTTGTCCACGGAAACGGACGATGCCCAGGAACAAGAAGAAGAACCGCAACCGCATTTGCTTGAAAGCGTCGTTCGTAAGACTGTCGCTTATATGAAGGAATGCGAACAGACCCAGCGAAATGACATCGGTTTCTGGACGAAGTTCCTGGAGGATTCGACTGCCATAGCTTTTCTGGATTCAGAAGGGCGTTTCCTGGTTGAGAATCGGGCGTTTCAGAAATTATTCGGTTATAGTCATCGGGAAATTGCATGCCTGATATTAAATGACCTGGTGCATCCCGAAGAGGTTCAGGAACAGGATCGCCTCTTTCAACAGTTATTGAATGGAGCGGAAACACAGTATCGACTGGAAGGCAGATTTCTCCTCAAGAGCGGCGCGTATGCACAGGTTCGGCAGACCGCAATGAAATTAGTCGATCGCGAGAACTCGAAACAGTTTGTTTTACTGGCGCTCGAGGACGTGGTCACGCAAGAACCGGCCCTTGAGCAGGAACGCGAGGCCGGCGTGACCGGTAATGTTTCTTCACAGCTTTTCTACGCGCACGAGTCTGAAAGAAAACTGGTTGCTCAAGAGCTTCATGACAGTCTGGGAGCCTCACTCGCGGCGATCAAGTACACCCTGGAAAAGAATCTGATGCAACTGGAAAAGAAGAGGGGGCGCGCGGAAGTGTCGCTTGCGGAAGTGATACCGCTGGTACAGAGCGCGATGGAAGAAGCTCGGAGGATATCGACGAATTTATGGCCGTCGGTTCTCGACGATCTCGGGATTATTGCAACTATTAATTCTTTCTGTTCCGAATTCCAGAAGACGTATTCTTCGATAAAGGTGGAAAAACATCTGGATGCCCTGGAACAGGAAATTCCATTGTCGCTGAAAGTGGTGGTGTACAGAATAATTCAAGAAGCACTGAACAATGTGGCCAAACACAGCGGCGCAAAGCGGGTGAGACTCTCTCTGTTGAAAACGAAGGAATTTCTGGAGTTACTCGTGCAAGATGACGGACGAGGCTTCGATGTCAAGGACGAGGCGAGGAGCGGCATCGGCAAGATGGGCCTGATGAGCATGAAGAACCGAGCTGAAGCATCCGGGGGCATGTTTCTTCTTGAATCCGGGTCGGGAGAGGGGACGCGGGTGAGGACTGTATGGCCGAGGCAATGA
- a CDS encoding MFS transporter — MKPSGSVLVDTTAVEQPIHSSVKALGWVSFLTDVHSEAILSLLPLFITQVLGLSATFLGLVEGIADGTASLLKVFSGWYSDSIGRRKAPAAAGYMISTAVKPLLAISGAGGLVLAVRFFDRIGKGIRTAPRDAIIADSTAPSGLGKAYGFHRMMDTLGAVAGTALAFLLFRFLGGDESLKMRSIFLISTVFGMAAVVVLLVFVREKERAAASHGDRFSRFLPAHKRLLAFVALNVFFYLGMFSYAFFLLRARSLGIATGLVPLLYLLYNMIYALAALPMGSLSDRIGRKPIILISYLSYAVVCLTAAFAWSGWQAWVLFALYGVHSATVNPASRALVAELSHYEVKATALGIYHASVGVAVLPASLVAGMLWDNYGPATPFLVAAVLSSCSFLLLLPLPLDER; from the coding sequence ATGAAACCCTCCGGATCAGTATTGGTTGATACGACCGCCGTCGAACAGCCCATTCATTCCAGCGTGAAGGCTTTAGGGTGGGTCAGTTTTCTGACGGATGTGCACAGCGAGGCGATACTGTCGCTGCTTCCGCTCTTCATCACCCAGGTGCTGGGGTTGAGTGCGACGTTTCTTGGGCTTGTCGAGGGAATCGCCGACGGCACAGCGAGCCTGCTGAAGGTATTTTCCGGCTGGTACTCCGACAGTATCGGCCGGAGGAAAGCGCCGGCTGCGGCGGGATACATGATTTCGACCGCCGTAAAACCGCTGCTCGCGATCAGTGGAGCCGGCGGGTTGGTTCTGGCCGTTCGTTTTTTTGACCGGATCGGTAAGGGGATACGCACTGCACCGCGGGATGCGATAATCGCGGATTCCACCGCCCCATCCGGCTTGGGGAAGGCATATGGTTTCCACCGGATGATGGATACGCTTGGAGCCGTGGCGGGCACGGCGTTGGCCTTTCTCCTCTTTCGTTTCCTGGGTGGAGACGAAAGCCTCAAAATGCGGTCGATTTTCCTTATATCCACGGTATTCGGGATGGCGGCGGTCGTTGTGCTCCTTGTTTTCGTCCGCGAGAAAGAGCGGGCCGCAGCATCTCACGGGGACCGGTTTAGCCGATTTCTTCCCGCTCACAAGCGCCTACTGGCTTTTGTCGCCCTGAACGTCTTTTTTTATCTCGGGATGTTCAGCTATGCGTTTTTTCTTCTTCGCGCGCGCAGTCTGGGAATCGCAACGGGTCTTGTGCCTCTCCTTTATCTCCTGTACAACATGATATATGCGCTGGCAGCTCTGCCGATGGGCAGCCTCTCCGACAGGATCGGGCGCAAACCGATCATCCTGATTTCGTACCTCTCGTATGCGGTTGTGTGCCTGACCGCCGCCTTCGCCTGGAGCGGGTGGCAGGCATGGGTGCTCTTTGCGCTCTATGGCGTCCATTCGGCGACGGTGAATCCGGCTTCGCGCGCGCTGGTGGCCGAACTTTCGCATTATGAAGTGAAAGCGACGGCCCTCGGAATATATCATGCATCTGTCGGAGTGGCCGTTTTACCGGCAAGTCTTGTGGCGGGCATGCTATGGGATAATTACGGGCCGGCGACGCCGTTTCTTGTGGCTGCGGTCCTCTCCTCCTGCTCGTTCCTGCTTCTTCTGCCGCTCCCCCTCGACGAACGATAA
- a CDS encoding HU family DNA-binding protein, with amino-acid sequence MNKGDLIEAVAKDLKASKAAAERAVSAVIDNIARGLKKDKKVQLVGFGTFDVRKRKPRKGRNPRTGEAITIKASKSVGFKAGQVLKSNV; translated from the coding sequence ATGAACAAAGGCGATCTCATTGAGGCGGTTGCGAAGGACTTAAAGGCGAGCAAGGCTGCGGCCGAACGGGCGGTGTCTGCCGTAATCGATAATATCGCCAGAGGCCTGAAAAAGGATAAGAAGGTTCAGCTTGTCGGCTTCGGCACATTTGATGTACGCAAGAGAAAGCCGCGCAAGGGCAGAAACCCCAGGACCGGCGAGGCCATCACGATCAAGGCCAGCAAGAGCGTCGGGTTCAAAGCAGGACAGGTTCTCAAGAGCAACGTCTAG